A genomic region of Bacillota bacterium contains the following coding sequences:
- a CDS encoding flagellar hook protein FlgE, producing MIRAMSTAVTGLRSHQLKMDAIGNNIANVNTFGYKNTQVRFEDLFNQTMQGATASTLYRGGSNPMQIGMGVKVGANIVNQGQGPIKSTDRASDMAIEGNGFFVVSDGLNIFYTRDGSFGRDGAGNLVNVDGLHVLGWVGEAADISQSDLLTPIHIPLGEEMIANATTRALLTGNLDARLAIGGSTLVDHYVYDSQGRRYNVEYEFEKTGVNNWDYRMGVYNELEGNRGFLVTPLRYRVDDNVPPNYNLPNPIGIEFVDTGNPGETLQINVVGDNVQVVLATNSGGEVTSTYQEIMDAINSDPAASSLIRVGLAEIQYRQEIAAATGGVITLDNDGVQGSLEFSVGGNLLVGSSNILDLEFEPLGAAPMRVELGMADLTQLAGLSDVLVRDQDGYGAGEMISYHVAKDGVISGVYSNGILRDIGRIALTSFVNPEGLMKEGGNLYSISANSGDPRVGFAGEGGRGLIRSSALEMSNVDLAFEFTELITTSRGFQANTRVVTSSDEILIEILNMKR from the coding sequence ATGATTCGAGCGATGAGTACTGCAGTTACAGGTTTGAGAAGCCATCAGCTGAAGATGGACGCAATCGGTAACAATATCGCCAATGTAAATACATTTGGATACAAGAATACGCAGGTGCGTTTCGAGGACCTGTTCAATCAGACCATGCAGGGGGCAACAGCCTCGACCCTGTATCGCGGGGGCTCCAATCCCATGCAGATCGGGATGGGCGTCAAGGTTGGAGCCAACATCGTGAACCAGGGGCAGGGGCCGATCAAGAGTACCGATCGTGCTTCCGACATGGCCATCGAGGGAAACGGCTTCTTCGTGGTCAGTGATGGGCTGAACATTTTTTATACCAGGGACGGCTCCTTTGGCCGCGATGGCGCGGGGAACCTGGTCAACGTTGATGGCCTGCATGTTCTGGGTTGGGTGGGCGAGGCTGCCGATATCAGCCAGTCCGACCTGCTGACCCCGATTCATATTCCTCTGGGGGAGGAGATGATTGCCAATGCTACCACTCGTGCGCTGCTGACCGGCAATCTTGATGCTCGCCTGGCGATCGGGGGATCTACCCTGGTTGATCACTACGTCTATGATTCGCAGGGTCGGCGTTACAACGTCGAGTATGAATTCGAGAAAACGGGCGTGAACAACTGGGATTACCGCATGGGAGTTTACAACGAGCTGGAAGGCAACAGGGGGTTTCTGGTTACGCCCCTGCGCTACCGTGTGGATGACAACGTTCCGCCGAATTACAATTTGCCCAACCCGATCGGCATCGAGTTCGTGGATACGGGCAATCCCGGCGAGACCCTGCAGATAAACGTGGTCGGGGACAACGTTCAGGTTGTGTTGGCTACCAATTCCGGCGGGGAAGTGACCTCCACCTATCAGGAGATCATGGATGCCATCAACAGTGATCCGGCCGCTTCGAGCCTGATCAGGGTCGGGCTGGCAGAGATCCAGTACCGGCAGGAGATCGCCGCCGCAACCGGTGGTGTTATCACCCTGGACAATGATGGAGTTCAGGGCAGCCTGGAATTCAGCGTCGGTGGTAATCTTCTGGTAGGTTCGTCCAACATACTGGACCTGGAATTCGAGCCGCTGGGAGCTGCGCCCATGAGGGTTGAACTGGGCATGGCCGATCTGACCCAGCTGGCCGGATTGAGCGATGTTCTGGTCCGCGATCAGGATGGCTACGGGGCCGGGGAGATGATCTCCTATCACGTGGCCAAGGATGGTGTGATCAGCGGGGTGTACAGCAACGGTATCCTCAGGGATATAGGGCGAATTGCCCTGACTTCTTTTGTGAATCCGGAAGGGTTGATGAAAGAGGGGGGCAACCTCTATAGCATCTCCGCAAACTCCGGTGATCCGAGGGTCGGTTTTGCCGGTGAGGGCGGGAGAGGGTTGATACGGTCATCGGCACTGGAAATGTCCAATGTGGACCTGGCTTTCGAGTTTACGGAACTTATCACCACGAGCCGTGGGTTCCAGGCCAATACCAGGGTGGTTACCTCTTCTGATGAGATACTGATAGAGATACTCAACATGAAGCGATAA